TAAAGCCATGCAACTAGTGCAAGCTATGCGTCACTTTTCAACCTTTGTATATGGTGTCAACCTGTGTAAAGAAGAAGCTGATATTGGAAATCTACTGCAATTTAGCTCACCTATTTATCGCTTAGAGTTGGCCATGGTTGGACGTTTATTTGCTCAAGATCCTGAGCTTTATGCCGATATCATATTTGCACAAGCTGGTAGTCAACATGCGATAAGTGATTATCTTGATAATTATCGTGATGCATTAACCATGTTGCAAACTGGAAATAGACAAGCCTTTGTTGAGCAATTTCAGCGAGTGGCAAAATGGTTTGGTGATTTTGCTCCTCAGTTCCAACACGAAAGTCGCGCCATGTTGCAATCTGTTAACGATATGAAAAGCAGTTAACTTGTATTTGGGGTACTAAACCGTTTTCAAATTTGTTTTACCCCATCATTATTGTTGTATTGAACAGTAGAAAACAAACAGATGCAGTGGTGTAGGGCTCGGTAAAATCACTTACTTTTATTTCCTTACTGTCTTTTTGTATTCCGAGTCGAAGTGAATTGCTGTTAAATGAAGCATTATTAATTAATCTAAATATTGCGAAATAGTGACACAAAGCTTATGTTTAACTAGCACTGTAGTGTAATAAAACCATGTTAGCTCAGTAAACGTAGTTGCATTTGGAGGATAACCCTATGTCGATGATGCCATCGAATACACTGCCTATTCAACAGGTTGAAGATAATTCCTTAGGGCATTTTCTTTATGGTTTAATGAGTGCCTTTCCATTGTTTTTTGTTCCCGTATTATTGAGCCTTTGGTTTAATTTGATCCAGAAAAATATTAATCCAGATTCTGTGCTAGGTAGTCATTTACGCTGGCAACGCATGAGTATTATCGGCCTGTGTCCATTTTTTATTGCCGGTTATTGGTTAAGTCCATTATGGTTAAGTTTACCAATGTACATCCTTGGTGTTAGTTGGTTTAGTTATCGTATTTTCAAAGGCTGGATCAGTCTTAATGATGGTCTTGCAGTTTAAGTAAAAGAAGCGACTAGTGAAGCAAAATGCCGAGATAATATCTCGGCATTTTTATTGTCTTGAGTGAAGGTCGGCTCACGATAAAATAGTTTGATAACCTTTAACTCATGGTAGATGTTTTATTTTATCTGGTATAAGTCGTGGAGCAACTCAGCATATGACAACTGCGTTTGATGGATAATAATGATGCCATCGGCTTTTAGCTGTTTTACGGCAATCGCATTAGTGCTCAGCAGTGCAGCATTACAGCTAAAACAAGTATTAACAATAACGGGTAAATGACTGCGTAGTTTAACTTCAACTAGCCCCGCTAAATCGAGGCTTAATTGCTCAGGATGAGTAAAACTTCGCACACCTGACTCACATAGGCCTAATTGTTGATTACCGTGGCTAAGGACCGTATCGGCGGCTTGTAGCCAATCGTCAACACTAGCCATGGTATTTCGCTCTAATATCACCGGCAAATTGACTGAACCAATTAAGGTTAACATGTCGGTGTTATACATTTGTTTACCGCTCAAAATCAACATGTCTGCTAATTGGCTTGCGATACTAAACTCTTGTTCATGATCTACTTGCATTATGCATACTAAGCCGGCTTGCTCAATCACTTGTGCATGCTGTTTTAGCTCTTGTTCATTCAGTTGTTGCTTTAAATCGTTGAGCAAAATAGCTTGAAAACCTGATTCTTTGATAATCTTAGCTTGGGTGGCTAGTTCGGTATTATCTATCGGCAAATTAATTTGCTGTAATGCGCTAAACTGTCCGGCACCTATTTGTAAATGTTGGCAAAATAACTGAGTGTCTTGTGATTTATAGTCGCGTGAATGCTTTGCTTGGCTATTGGGTAAAGACTTGATTGGTTGTTGTTTTGAACTGCCTGGTTCAATCAATAGCTGGGCTTGCGATAGCTGGGTTGGTTTAACCGTTTCACAGGGGTAGCAGCCTAATACTTTAATAAAACGGGTAAGGCGTTCTAGCTCTTTAATCGCTTGTTGAACTTCTGCTGTGGCTAAGTTGCCATCTATGTCGAGATAAAACATCTCTTCCCATGGCGTTCCTGGAATAGGGCGAGATTCTAATTTGCTCATATTCAAGTTATGC
The Shewanella vesiculosa DNA segment above includes these coding regions:
- the pheA gene encoding prephenate dehydratase, which encodes MQKPPALSQTREQITALDKALLELLSKRRQLSLNVARSKEIDVRPIRDTQREKELLERLVLQGREQGLDAHFVISLYQSIIEDSVLFQQTYLHGRANPDTQKQQYTVAYLGARGSYSYLAASRYCSRRQVEMLDFGCKSFDDIVNAVESGHADYGFLPIENTSSGSINEVYDVLQHTTLSIVGETTIEVSHCLLTKPDSKLADIETIYAHPQPISQCSRYLSQHPNIKLEYCSSSAEAMTKVIEAKSNTVAAIGSAEGGALYQLIAMEQGLANQKINQSRFIVVARKASAVPSQLPAKTTLIMATGQKPGALVEALLVLKAHNLNMSKLESRPIPGTPWEEMFYLDIDGNLATAEVQQAIKELERLTRFIKVLGCYPCETVKPTQLSQAQLLIEPGSSKQQPIKSLPNSQAKHSRDYKSQDTQLFCQHLQIGAGQFSALQQINLPIDNTELATQAKIIKESGFQAILLNDLKQQLNEQELKQHAQVIEQAGLVCIMQVDHEQEFSIASQLADMLILSGKQMYNTDMLTLIGSVNLPVILERNTMASVDDWLQAADTVLSHGNQQLGLCESGVRSFTHPEQLSLDLAGLVEVKLRSHLPVIVNTCFSCNAALLSTNAIAVKQLKADGIIIIHQTQLSYAELLHDLYQIK